A region of the Methylomagnum ishizawai genome:
CCTTCCCGCTGCAGGGGCTTAAATTCCACGAGTTCTTCGAATGGATGAGCGCCAGCATGTCGGTGGTTTCCGGTTCGGTTGAAGGCGACCGGGTGGCTTTGCCCAAGGTGGATAGCTGGATAGACGGCTTCCAGGTGTAGTGCGGCGCCATGGACGCCCCCTCCCCGGCCAGCGGAACCGCCCAAGCGGCATGGTTGCTATTGGCCCATTCGGCCATCGGTCGGCAGCACGTCAAAAACGGCGCGCCTTGCCAAGACGCCCACCGGCTCATCCCCGTGGAGGCCGGGCGCGGGGTCGCGGTGGTATGCGACGGCGCGGGAAGCGCCAAGGAATCCCAACTAGGCGCGTGGTTGGCCGCCAACCGGGCCGCGCACCTGTTCAAAGACCACATGCTCGCGACAGGCTGGCGGTTCCCCGCCGACCTCGATGAATGGCGGGCGGCCAGCCACGGCTTGATGCTGCAAACAGCCGGGTTCTTGCACCGGGTTGCCGCGGCGGCCCACCGCGAGTTCAAGGCCTTGGCCTGCACCGTGATCGTGGTGGTTTATAGCCCATGCGGCGCGCTGGTTTGCCATATTGGCGACGGTCGCGCCGCCCTGCGCGATGGCCTAGGGATTTGGCGGGCGGCGATGACGCCCTTCAAAGGCGAAGAGGCCAACCAAACGATTTTCATCACTTCGGACCTGTGGCGGGAAAACCCGGCTTTCCTGGGGTGCCACCTGTTCGAGGAACCCATTACCGGCTTTGCGCTGATGTCCGACGGTTGCGAAACCCATGCCTTCCAAATCAACCGATACGACGAGGAAAACGGGATTTATATTCAGTTGAACGATCCTTACCCGCCGTTTTTCGAACCGCTGCGGACACAGTTGCTCGAATTGCACCAACAGGGTCATCCCCAAGCCAAGCTGGATGAGGAATGGCGGGAATTCATCGAATCCGGCACGCGGGGCTTGCGATTGGAACCGGACGACAAAACCATGATCCTTGGCATTCTCAAGCCATGCCGATAGTTTATTCCCCGCGCTTCGGCAAGCTAGAGGTGGACGACCAGCCCTTCGCCAAAGGCGGCGAAGGCGCGGCGCATCGATTGACCCGACCGCCCCTGGAATTACGCGACCACTGCGCGAAACTCTATTTCGACAAATACCGGACCAAGGAGCGCCGCAAAAAACTCGAATTTATGGTACGGAATCCACCCTCCGATCTGCGCCGCGAGCGGCTCATGGTATGTTGGCCGGTCGATATATTATTTGATGGCCCCCGCCGCGGCCGGTTTCTCGGCTTCTTGATGCCGCTGGCGTGGCCGGATAGCGCCTCGCTTTACGGAGCCTGCCTAGCCAAACCGGGTCCCAAATCCCCGCCATGGCTCGCCGCCAAATTTGACCGGGTCACCCCGGCGGGGCGCACGGCCCGTTTGAAGCTTATCGTCAATATCGCCGGTGCCTTGCACAGCATCCATGCGACGGGTAATTACGTGCTGGTGGATATGAAGCCACAAAACATCTTATTCACCCATGACGCCAAGATAGCCATTGTCGATTTGGATTCGATACAAATCATGGACAACCAAAATATTTTATTCCGGGCGCAAGTGGCAACGCCCGAATATACCCCACCGGAAGCCACCACCCTCAAACCAGACAGGGACCGCATCCCGGAATCCTGGGATAGGTTTTCGATGGCCGTTATATTCTATCAGTTGCTACTGGGATTGCACCCTTACTCCGCCAGTTTCAAGGGGGATTACATGGATGTCACCACCCCTACCCAAGCGATCCAGCAAGGGTTGTTCGTACATGGTAGGAAACGGCATGACCTGCATGCGCTCCCTTCCCCCCACCTGGATTTCGACCATCTCGACCCAGCGCTTAAAGATTTATTCATGCGGGCGTTCGATAAGGGGTTCCGCCGTCTGAGATTGCGCCCCTCCGCCAAGGATTGGGGAGAGACTATTTACGGTTTACTCATGGCTACGGCCCCGCCCACGGTGGATCAAACCTATTTTACGCCACAACTCGAACAGCTATTAAAAAAAGGGATTCATTCCATACAGTTGTTTATCCAGTATTTGGCAACCACCCGATGAGCATCGAAACCGCTTTTATTATTGCTTGGGTTTCGGCAATATCCTTATATGCCTCATTTTATCTCATCACGCTACATCAGCATTGGCAAAAAATCTGCCTGGATTTAAATACCCATAAAATCCCCGCTTTGGATAGGCACCGCAAAACCATAGGCAGGCATCACGGCCTGACTCGAAACACTAGTTTCGTCCGAACAGCGGACTTCGTCAATCTACAAAGCATATCCGAGGACGCCGACCTTAACCTACGGTTCTATTTGGCAATGCCGAGTTTTCTTGTCGGCTTGGGGGTATTGGGAACATTCATTGGCTTCTCTATGACCCTATGGTCGATTGATAATATTTTGAGCAATGCCGACCCCACCGCGGGCATGAAACAATTATTCACCTCGGTGAAAGCCGCGTTCCTGACCTCCGTGGCCGGAATGTTCTGGTCCCTGATGTTTTCAAAATATGAAAAAATTGTTTTCAATAATCTTGAGCAAAAAATCCAAAGCCTATGCGTCCGCTGGGATACACAGTATTATAAATCCCACGATGAATACATCAGGGATATTATGTTCTCGCTCAGCACCAATCTTGAGACTAGATTGAAAGATAGCATTGAAAGCGGATTCAAGGCTATCGCGGGCAATATCGAAATCCTATTGAAAGCACCAACCGACGCATTAAGAAACCAAGCCCAAAGCCTCAAGGAGCAGTTGTCTGCCTGGGAGAAATCCATGCATGAATCGACAAGGCAAGTCAAAACCCTACTAGACGGCGTGGAGGATAGAATGAAATCCGGCATAGACGCTAGTTTCAGGACTATCGCGACCAACCTGACGGACTTGCTGAAAGCGCCAACCGAAGCGCTAGCCGATCAATCCGATAGTTTGAAAAGTCAATTGAAAAACTGGGAGACCTCGCTTTATAGGCAAATACAAACCCTCCAAACCGCCACCAACAACATAAAATCGATTCTGGACCAGATAGATCATCGGATTGTGCTTATTAACGACCATATCCAATCCATCGATATCGAAGCGCAGGCGCACTCCCAAAAATGGACGGACGCTTTTAAAGCCCAAGCCAATGCGCTACAACAACAAGCGCAATCCGCCGACAATATCCGGGATAGCCTAGCCGGTATCCCCGCCATGTTTTCCCAGTTTGATGGCATTCTAGATGCCTTGAATAACATGGTCCATCCACTCAGCCGAGCCGAAGCCGCCTTAACCCAGGGTGCCCATAACTTGTCCACCTCCGTGAACACCATTAACCAATGGGCACCCGCAACTTTGCAGCAACTTAACGGAAATACCCAAAACCTTCGTCAAGTTGTAGATGCATTGGAACAAACCATAGTCCGTGAAAATACGGAACTGCGGGCGTCCATCAATGATTTGAAACCGGTTATAGATAGCCTAATCAACGACTTTGACGATTCCATAGAGGAACGTTTGCGGCGCACCAACAAGCTTTTGGAGGCATATTTTAAGGAGATTGATAAAATCGCAACCAGCATCATGCGTGTTTATACCAGCCCCACAAAACCATGATGCGCCACCATGAGCACCGACGATCATAATGTATATTCATTATCCATCGCGGACGCGATGGCGGCCATGATGCTAATTTTCACATTGGTACTGTTGGCATTAATGCTGCACCGGGGAAATATGAAAGAGAAGGATGCTGAAATCGCCAGGCTGCGCGACCAATTCAAAGAGGTCGGCAACTACTTCAGCATGAAGGATAAAATATACGACGCGTTGATTTCCGAATTTTCCGGTGACTTGAAAGAATGGAATGCGCGGATTGACAAAGGCACGTTGGCATTTATTTTGGAGAACTCCAAGAATGGCTTTGATCCGGGAAAATCCGATATTCCATTGGAGTTTCAAAATATGCTGAATCAGTTTGTACCCCGCTATTTAAATGTCATCCGCAACTTCAAGGACAACGTCTATGAAATCCGCATCGAGGGCCATACCTCCAGCGAATGGAGTAACAAACTATCGGAATGCCAAATAGAGGCCGACAGCGAATTGTGCAAAAAAACAACCTACCTTAAAAACATGGCCCTCTCTCAAGACCGCGCCATGTCGGTTTTAAACCATATCCTCCTAATGGATACCATACAAGAGGCTGGTTGGGTGCGCTCGAAAATAACCGCCATCGGACTATCTTCCAGCCATTTGCTATGCGGCGAGAAGAAAACGCCCTGCGCCAACCAACCGTGGGAGCAAGAAAACAGGGAAGCGTCCAGAAGGGTTGAATTCAGCATCAGGACGGATGTGGAAAGCAAGATCAAGAATATACAAAACACAAAAAACTGAGCGATGGCATAACCGGCCAAAATCCTTATAATTGCGCCACGCCCACCGCTATGGCCCTCGGGGATGCAAGGTTTTCCCATCCTTCCCCGCGGCGTCCGCATCGACCACCCCCTGCGCCAAGCCCGCAAGACTCCCCCCCTTCATCCCCAAATCATTCAGCAAGGCATCCACCAAGGGCTGCTGCGCCCGGTAGCTCAAGGCCGCGCTTACCGCCTGCTCGGCCAGATTGCCGCCCCCGCCGGGATTGCCGCCCTCGCCGCCCCCGGCCACCCGGCCCAACCCATCGACCTGGATGATCTTGATGCCGTCGATCCGCTGCATAGGCTCGACGCTCTTGGCGATGATGCCCGGCAGGGCTTGGATCAAGGCCAGCCTGACCTGCATGGCGATCTGCTCCGCCGATAAGGTGTTGATGGCCTCGTTGATCTGGCGCTTGCCCATGGCCTCCACCTCGTAGGCCACCCGGTCGGCTTCCGCCTTGGTCTTCACCGCTTCGGCCTGGTCCTCGGCGGCTTGCTTCTGCGCCGAGGCGGCGATCTTCACGCCGATGGCCTGTTGCTCAGCCTCGCGGCTGGCCTCGACCAGGGCGATGGCCTTGTCGCGCTCGGCCACGGCGGTCTCGCGGGCGGTCTTCACCGCTTCCTCGGCGGTGACCGCCTCGGCCCGCGCCTTGTTGGCCTGGGCCTCGGCCTGGGATTGCTCCTCGGATTTCCGGGCGATGGACACCGCCTTGTCCTGCTCGGCGATCTGCATCACCTTCTGCTGGTTGATGCGGGCCACTTCGACCTGTTGTTGGGCGTCGATTTCCTTCTGCTTGATGAGCCGGTCGCGCTCCACCTCGGCTTCCTTGACCTGGCGCTCGGCGGCGATGCGGGATTGGTCGATCTGCTGTTGGGAAGTGATCTTGGCCTGTTGCGCCTCGCGGTTCTTCTCGGCTTCGGTGGCGGCGATCAGGGCGGCTTGTTCGGCGCGGGTCTTGGCGACATTGGCCGCCTGCTCCGCTTGTTGGCGGGCGATGGCTTGTTGTTGTTCCAGGCGCAGGAATTCCTGCTGGCGGTCGATCTCCAGTTTCTGCTGTTCGGCGGCGAGGTTCTTCTGGCGCACCGCCATCTGGGTGTCCTGCTCGATCTCGTTGCGCTCCTTGCGGCGGCGCTCGGTCTCCTGGGTCAGGCGGGTCAAGCCCTCGGCGTCAAAGGCGTTGTTGGGGTTGAAGAATTCCTTGCCGGTCTGGTCCAGGCTGGTGAGCGACACGCTTTCCAGTTCCAGGCCGTTCTTGAGCAAATCCTCGCTGACGGCGTTCTGCACGCCCTGCACGAAATCCTGGCGGGCGTCCTGCAATTGCTGCATGGTCATGGTGGCGGCGGTGGCGCGCAGCGAATCGACGAACTTGTCCTCCACCAATTCCTTGAGGGCCATGGGGTCCAGGGTGCGCTGGCCCAGGGTCTGGGCGGCGTTGGCGATGGCCTCGGCATTGGGCATGACCCGGACGAAGAACGCGGCGACGATATCCACCCGTAGCCGGTCCTGGGTGATGAGGCTGGCGTTGCCGCCCCGGTGGACTTCCAGCTTGAGGGTGTTCATGTTGACCGGGATGGTGCCGTGGAAGATCGGCAGCACCAAGGCGCCGCCGTCCATGACGACCTTCTGTCCGCCCAGCCCGGTGCGGACGAAGGCGACCTCCTTGGAAGCCCGTTGGTATAGGCGCGATAGCACCAGCCCGATGGCGAGCAATCCGACGAGGCAGGCGGCGATGAGGATGGAGATTTCGACCAGCATAGGGGGTCTCCGGGGATATCGTTGAGGGAGGGGGAAGCGGCGGCGGAACCGGGTTAGGACCCGAGCAAGCCGGGCCGGGGATTGGCGATGGCGCGGAACCGGCTACCCCCGGCCCGCCGCACCAGCAAAACTTCGCTGCCCGCCGCGAATTCGGTGTCGCCGTCGTCCGGTTCCACCATGACGTAATGGGTACGGCCCAGGGCGTCCCGCACCCGCGCCTGGGCGGGCCGACCCAAGCGGGCGGTGCCGGTAACGACGATGGCGATGCGCCCCGCCAATTCGTCCAGCGACACCGCGAAGGTCTCGTCCTTGGGCAGGATCCGGCCCAAGGCTCCGCCCAGGGTCCGCACGGCGGGCACGGCCAGGACCACCGCCCCCGCCGCCACCAGCGGCAAGGGCAGGAACCCGCCGAACCAGCGCCGCGCCATCATCTGGGCGGCGAAGCCGACCACGCCGAACGCGGTGAGGAACACGATCAAGAGGATGGTCAAGGGCACTTTGCCGAGATGCAGCCAACCCAACCAGCCGTCGGCGTCGGGTCCGTGGAGGTCGGGCAGCCAATGCTCGGCCCAACCGGACAGCCCGCCCTGGCCCAGCAACAAGCCGAGGCTCTCGACCACGGCCAGTCCCAGGACCAAGCCGATGGCGGCGGTGAACAGCCAAGTGGCCGGATCGAAGAACAAGTCCATGCCTAGCCTTCCCGCCGGGCCTTGAGTTGGGCGAGGCGGGCTTCGATGGCGTGGTCGCGGGCCAGTTCGGCGAGTTCCTTGAGCTTGGCCGCTTCCGCCGCGTCGGCCCGCGCCGCCGCCGGGACCACGCCGGTTTCCCGCGCCAAGACCCGCCCGAACACGGCTTCGGCCTGTTCCACCCGGCCCGCGCTGGTGTCCGCGCCGCCGCCGACCGGTCCGCGTTGCTGGGCGGCGCGGGCGGCGATGAAGTCGCGCAGGGCGTCTTCCATATCGCGCTTCTTGGCTTGCAGGGCCAGCAGATAGCTTTCCAATTCCTGGCCATCGCGGACGGCATCGGCGATGGCCTGGTCCAGCACCGGCTTCTGGGCCTCGATATCGAGCTGCTTGGCGATGCCGGCCCGCGATAAGCCGTCCTCGCCCCGCTCCACCGCCACCGCGATTTGCGCCGCGAGTTCGCCGTGCCGGGTTTCCAGCCGGGCCAGATGGGATTCCGCCAGATGGCGGTGGGCCAGCGCCTTGCCCAGTTCGGCGCGGACTTCGTCCATGGCCAGGTCCACCTCGCGGATGGCCTGGGCCATGGCCGCTTCCGGCGCGGCCTGCTCCATGGCGTCCAAGAGCGCGTGCAGGCCACCGCCGACGATGCGGGTGACGCGGGTCGAAATCGATTCTTTCATGGTCGGTCCTCCTGTCGTGGGAAAACACCGGGTCGGCGACGGCTCGCGCCAAACCCGGTTAAGCATAGCGCCGTTCCGGCCGGAACCCCTGGACTTGCCGCCCATTCCGGCCCTTTGGGATAGGGCGATGAATCGCTTTCCAAGCGTTGGCCATTCCGGCAAGTATGCCGAAATCCAGCACGGGGACGTGGAAACATCCAACCCGCGGCATCACGGGCGATCCTCCCTGGCCTGGATCCCGGCGCTATTCGGCGATGCCGATGGCGGGCGTCCACACCCAGCCGGTAAGATGAACCGACCGGCCCCTCCTACAGGCCCGAACCTTCCCGACCATGGAGACGGGATGCCCACGAAATACACCCGTTTCTTCTGGCTGCCGGTCGGGGCGCTCGCCCTGGCCGTGATCTTGGCGCTTTACTGGGCGGTTCCAGGCCAGCGCGGCCCGGCCCCGAATCCGCCCCCAAGCCCCAGTGCCTCCCCCGCCCCGCCGGGGTTCGTGGGCCGCGCCGCCTGCGCCGCTTGCCACGCCGAACAGGACCGGCTCTGGCGAGGCTCGCACCACGACCTCGCCATGCAGGTGGCGGACGAGCAAACCGTGCTGGGGGATTTCGACGGGGCCGGATTCACCAAGGATGGCGTCACCTCCCGCTTCTTCCGCCGCGACGGGCGTTTCTGGGTCAACACCGACGGGCCGGACGGAAAGCTGGCCGATTTCGAGATCCAATACACCTTCGGCTTCACCCCCCTCCAGCAATATCTGGTGGCACTGCCCGGCGGACGGCTGCAAGCCCTGTCCATCGCCTGGGATTCCCGCCCCCAGGCCCAAGGCGGCCAACGCTGGTTCCACCTCTACCCCGGCGAGAAAATCGACCACAACGATCCCTTGCACTGGACCCGGTTTTCCCAGAACTGGAACTACATGTGCGCCGAGTGCCATTCGACCCACTTCCAGAAGAACTACGACCCGGCCAGCCATGGCTATCAAAGCACCTGGTCGGAAATCGACGTGTCCTGCGAAGCCTGCCACGGTCCCGGCTCGCGGCATGTGGCCTGGGCCGGGAGCAAGGACGGGAACAATCCGCCGGACGATGGCACCCTGGGCTTGGTCTTCCATTTGGACGAACGCCGGGGCGTCCACTGGACGATCGATCCCGCCACCGGCCAGGCCACCCGCAGCCAGCCCCGCGCCACGGCCCAGGAAATCGAAACCTGCGCCCGCTGCCATGCCCGGCGCGGCCAGTGGTTCGCCGATTATCGACACGGCCAGCCCTTGCTCGACACCCATCTGCCCGTCTTGTTGCAAGCCGGGCTTTACCATCCCGACGGCCAGATCGACGGCGAGGTCTACGAATACGGCTCCTTCCTGCAAAGCCGGATGTACCGGGCCGGGGTGACGTGCGGCGATTGCCACGAACCCCACAGCCTCAAGCTCCGGGCCGAAGGCGACGGGGTTTGCCTGCAATGCCACGCCGCCGGGAAATACGCCAGCACCGGCCACCACCATCACCGCGAAGATTCGCCCGGCGCCCGCTGCGTCGAGTGCCATATGCCCGCCAAGACCTACATGGGGGTCGATCCCCGCCGCGACCACGGTTTCAGGATTCCCCGGCCCGCCCTCTCGGCCAAGCTGGGCACGCCCAACGCCTGCGCGAATTGCCATGAAAAGCGGCCCGCCCGCTGGGCGGCGGACCAGTTGCGCCGCTGGTACGGGCACGATCCCCAGGGCTATCAAGCCTATGCCGAAGCCTTTTCCGCCGCCCGCCGGGGCGGGGTGGAGGCCGAAGCCGGACTGGCCGCCCTGCTTGCGCACCCGGACCAACCCGCCATCGCGAAGGCCACGGCGGCGGCGGAATTGGGCCGCTGGTTAAGCCCCGATTCCTTGCCGTCCTTGCTGGACGCCCTGGACCATGCCGATCCGCTGGTGCGGGCGGGAGCGCTGCAAGCCTTGGAACCCTTGCCGCCGGAACAGCGCTGGCAGGCCGCCCACCGCTTGCTGCGCGATCCGGTCCGGGGAGTCCGGGCGCTGGCGGCGGAAACGCTGGCCGGTATCCCGACCGATCAGGTGCCGCCGGAAGACCAAGCGGCCCTGCACGCAGCGGGCGCGGAATATCTCGCCTCGTTGCGGCTCAATGCCGACGAGCCGGGGGCACAGGTGAACCTGGGGAATTGGCACGCCGCGAAGGGCGAGATGGCGGCAGCCGAACGCGCCTACCGCGAGGCGCTGAGGCTCGATCCGGGTTGGGTGCCCGCCTATGTCAATCTGGCCGACCTGTACCGGCAGACGGAGCGGGATGCCGAAGGCGCGGCGTTGTTGCGGGAAGGGCTTCTCCAGCAGCCACGGGCGGCCGCCCTGCATCACAGCCTGGGCTTGCTGGAAATCCGCCGCCACGACTTGGCGGCGGCGCTGGTCTCGCTCAAGCGGGCGGTGGAACTGGCCCCCGGCGACACGGCGGTGAGCTATGTCTATGCCATGGCGCTGGACAGCGCGGGCCAGCACCGCGCGGCGGAAAAGGTGGTCGAAGCGGGCTTGAAACAAGCGCCCGGCGACCGCGCGCTGGGCCAACTACGGTCGCTTTGGAAGGCGGCGGGGCCGTCCTCCCAGACAAGGCCCTGAGGCCCGACCCCGCTGGCGACAGTGGCGGGCGACGTCCCGGACTCCACCGCGCCCCGGTTCGCCGGTCAAAGCTTCAGCGCCAAAGTCAGGCCATCGGCCAGCGGCAACAGGCTGGGCGCGACCCTGGAATCGGCGTGTATCTTGGCGTTCAGGGCGCGCAGGGCCAGGGTGTCCGGGTCGCTGACGGCGGGATCGGCCACCTTGCCGCCCCACAGCACATTATCCAACAGCAGCAAACCGCCGGGCCGCAGCAGATCCAAGGCCCGCTCGTAATAGGCGTCGTAGCCGGTCTTGTCGGCATCGATGAAGGCGAGGTCGTACCGCCCCGAATGGCCCGCGGCGATCAAGCCGTCCAGGGTCTCCAGCGCCGGTCCCAGCCGGAGGTCGATCTTGTCCGCGACCCCGGCCCGTTCCCAATAGCGCCGCGCCACCTGGGTATATTCCTCACTGATATCGCAGGCGGTGATCCGCCCCCCCGGCGGCAGGGCCAGGGCCAACCGGATCGAGCTATAGCCGGTGAACACGCCGATTTCCAAAAGGTTCTTGGCATCGGTCAAGGCCACCAACAGCGCCATGAACTGGCCTTGTTCGGGGGCGATCTGCATACCGCCCCGCGGATGCCGGGCGGTTTCCTCGCGCAGTTCCCGTAAAACCTCCGGCTCCCGCAGCGAGTTGGCCAGGAGGTAGGTGTAAAGGGCGTCGGTGACCGGGACGGTTTTATTGGACATGGCTGGGTTCCGAAAAAAAGTGGGGGGATGGGTCCGGGAGGGGTTGGGCAATATACATGGCGCACCCGCTACGGCCCTGCCATCCTGCCCGTTCCTACCCCGCCCGTCCATACGCCTGTTTTGCCGGGAATCAAGCGCAGGAGCGCTCCACCCCCCTTCACCGCGCAGTGGATCGCCGGACGTGCTCCTGCCCCGGCGGGAATCGCCGCGGAACCCGCGAAGGCTCCGTCCGGCAAAGAAAAATCTTTCCCGCGATGAACCTTCCCGTGCCTGGCCGAGATTCACGGGTTGCCAGTTTGAACAAGCTTGGCCCCACCCCACAGCCCGAGGGGCGGATGTTCCGCTTACCCAACCCATGGAGATTCCACTCATGACCGCTATTTCCATCCGCACGGCCCCCAAGACCTGGAAGCGCGCGCTGAGCGCCGCCGCGCTCGCTTTCGCCATGCCTTCCATCGCCGACGACAGTATTGGCGGCGGCGGCAGGTACACCGTCACCGAACTCGTGGGCGACCAGGCCGGGCACGGCACCGTCGATCCCCACCTCGTCAACGCCTGGGGCATCGCGTTCAACCCCAACGGATATGTTTGGGTCGCGAACGCCGACACCGGCACTTCGACGCTGTACGACGGCAACGGGGCCATCGTTCCCTTGGTTGTCTCCATCCCCGCCCCCGGAGGGGCGGGCCTGGGCAGCCCTACCGGCATCGTATTCAACGGCGACGCCTCGGCCTTCAAGGTCGGCGAGGGCGGTTCCCAGGCGGCGGCGGCTTTCTTGTTCGCGACCGAGGAGGGGCTCATAGCGGGCTGGGCCCCCGCGGTGGCCCCCACGAACGCGACCGTGGCGGTCGACAATTCGGCGGCCGGGGCCATCTACAAAGGCCTCGCCTCGGCGGCGGACGGCAACCGGCGCTTGCTGTACGCGACCGACTTCCACAACGGTAAGATCGACGTGTTCGACGCCGCCTTCAACCCGGTCAGCCTGCCCGCGGGGGCTTTCATCGATCGCAAGGTTCCCACGGGCTTCGCGCCCTTTGGCATCCAGGCGATCAACGGCGATATCTACGTGACCTACGCCAAGCAAGACGCCAACAAAGAAGACGACGTGCCGGGCAAGCATCTCGGCTATGTGAGCGTGTTCGATGCCGGCGGCAAGCTGATCCGGCACCTGGTTTCCGGCCAGCAACTCAACGCGCCCTGGGGCATGGCGATGGCCCCGCAAGGCTTCGGCAGGTTCGCAGGCCGGCTATTGATCGGAAATTTCGGCGATGGCCGCATCAACGCCTTCGACGCCGCCAATGGCGACTTCAAAGGCACCTTGCGCACAGCCGACGGCAAGGCGCTGGGCATCGAGGGACTGTGGGGTTTAAGCTTCGGCAACGGGTTGAAAGGCCAATCCGCCGACGCCTTGTTCTTCACCGCCGGACCCGGCGACGAAGCGCATGGGCTTTATGGCCGCATCTCCGCCGCGCCTTGATCGTCGTGGCGCTGGCGGCCCGCCGCCAGCGCCCGGTTCCGGTGGTTGGTCCGCGCGGCGCGGGCGGGCGGGCGAAAACTTGCCGAAGGGCCGGGAATCCGGGGTCAAATACAGCCCGCCGCCGGATCGACGCCTTTCAGCTTGGCCAGCACGGCGCAGGCATCGATCCAGCGGGATTGGGAGGGAGGGGGGTTTTGGACGAGCAGGTACCGGGCCGTGCCGCCGTCGAGACCGGGGCGGATTTCCAACAGCAGGGCGACCAACCCGGTCACCTGGGGCGCCGCGAAGGAACTACCGGACATGAAATCGTAAGCCCCGTGCGGCACCGTGGTGAGGATGTCGGTGCCCGGAATCGCGAGCGTGCCGGGAACCGGCGCGGCAGCCGCGTTCCGCACCGCGATCACGCCGTCCATATTGGCCGGGAAGCCGCCGGGCTTGCCAGCGGCGGGCACCGCCGCCACCACGATCAGACCTTTTTCCAACGCCTTTTCCACCAGCTTGCGGACCAAGGGGTCCTCGGGGCCGGTCAGGCTCATGTTGACCACCTGGGCTTCGAGCCGGATCGCCTCGTTCAAGGCTAGCGCCAGGGTGAAACTGTTGCATAGCGCCGCCGACACGCCGGGCCGCTCCGGCCAGCACGCCCGGAGGGCGTAGACTTCCGCCCCCGGCGCGACCCCGGCGATGCCGATGCCGTTATCGGCCTCGGCAGCCAGCACGCCCGCCACCGCCGTACCGTGGATGTCGGCGGTGTCCCGGTCGGGCGGCTCGGGCGCGAGGTTTTCCGCGACGGCGATCTGGCCGGACAGATCGGGATGGCGCGAGTCCACGCCGGTATCGATCACGGCGACCCGCACGCCCTTGCCGGTGGCGAAACGGTGGGCACCGCCGATCCTCATGCCCTGGTAGCCGCTTTGCAGGGGGCGATAGGGATCGGCCTGGGAGTCGCCGCCGACATCCGGCTGGCCCATCGCCCGGAAAGTCTGCATCGGCTGGGCGGATTCGACCTCCCCGTCCCGCTTCAGGGCTTCCAACACCTGGGGCACCACGGTGGGTCCGCCCGGAATCTCGTAAACCACGCAGGATACCCCCAGGGCGGTGACCGGCCATT
Encoded here:
- a CDS encoding tetratricopeptide repeat protein, yielding MPTKYTRFFWLPVGALALAVILALYWAVPGQRGPAPNPPPSPSASPAPPGFVGRAACAACHAEQDRLWRGSHHDLAMQVADEQTVLGDFDGAGFTKDGVTSRFFRRDGRFWVNTDGPDGKLADFEIQYTFGFTPLQQYLVALPGGRLQALSIAWDSRPQAQGGQRWFHLYPGEKIDHNDPLHWTRFSQNWNYMCAECHSTHFQKNYDPASHGYQSTWSEIDVSCEACHGPGSRHVAWAGSKDGNNPPDDGTLGLVFHLDERRGVHWTIDPATGQATRSQPRATAQEIETCARCHARRGQWFADYRHGQPLLDTHLPVLLQAGLYHPDGQIDGEVYEYGSFLQSRMYRAGVTCGDCHEPHSLKLRAEGDGVCLQCHAAGKYASTGHHHHREDSPGARCVECHMPAKTYMGVDPRRDHGFRIPRPALSAKLGTPNACANCHEKRPARWAADQLRRWYGHDPQGYQAYAEAFSAARRGGVEAEAGLAALLAHPDQPAIAKATAAAELGRWLSPDSLPSLLDALDHADPLVRAGALQALEPLPPEQRWQAAHRLLRDPVRGVRALAAETLAGIPTDQVPPEDQAALHAAGAEYLASLRLNADEPGAQVNLGNWHAAKGEMAAAERAYREALRLDPGWVPAYVNLADLYRQTERDAEGAALLREGLLQQPRAAALHHSLGLLEIRRHDLAAALVSLKRAVELAPGDTAVSYVYAMALDSAGQHRAAEKVVEAGLKQAPGDRALGQLRSLWKAAGPSSQTRP
- a CDS encoding S8 family peptidase, producing MTFTDRGIGRAVAANPQDTYRPHGGYGNSGWSLRRAEDLAERYRLRLVAQWPVTALGVSCVVYEIPGGPTVVPQVLEALKRDGEVESAQPMQTFRAMGQPDVGGDSQADPYRPLQSGYQGMRIGGAHRFATGKGVRVAVIDTGVDSRHPDLSGQIAVAENLAPEPPDRDTADIHGTAVAGVLAAEADNGIGIAGVAPGAEVYALRACWPERPGVSAALCNSFTLALALNEAIRLEAQVVNMSLTGPEDPLVRKLVEKALEKGLIVVAAVPAAGKPGGFPANMDGVIAVRNAAAAPVPGTLAIPGTDILTTVPHGAYDFMSGSSFAAPQVTGLVALLLEIRPGLDGGTARYLLVQNPPPSQSRWIDACAVLAKLKGVDPAAGCI
- a CDS encoding TIGR03118 family protein; this encodes MTAISIRTAPKTWKRALSAAALAFAMPSIADDSIGGGGRYTVTELVGDQAGHGTVDPHLVNAWGIAFNPNGYVWVANADTGTSTLYDGNGAIVPLVVSIPAPGGAGLGSPTGIVFNGDASAFKVGEGGSQAAAAFLFATEEGLIAGWAPAVAPTNATVAVDNSAAGAIYKGLASAADGNRRLLYATDFHNGKIDVFDAAFNPVSLPAGAFIDRKVPTGFAPFGIQAINGDIYVTYAKQDANKEDDVPGKHLGYVSVFDAGGKLIRHLVSGQQLNAPWGMAMAPQGFGRFAGRLLIGNFGDGRINAFDAANGDFKGTLRTADGKALGIEGLWGLSFGNGLKGQSADALFFTAGPGDEAHGLYGRISAAP
- a CDS encoding class I SAM-dependent methyltransferase: MSNKTVPVTDALYTYLLANSLREPEVLRELREETARHPRGGMQIAPEQGQFMALLVALTDAKNLLEIGVFTGYSSIRLALALPPGGRITACDISEEYTQVARRYWERAGVADKIDLRLGPALETLDGLIAAGHSGRYDLAFIDADKTGYDAYYERALDLLRPGGLLLLDNVLWGGKVADPAVSDPDTLALRALNAKIHADSRVAPSLLPLADGLTLALKL